A stretch of Cynocephalus volans isolate mCynVol1 chromosome 9, mCynVol1.pri, whole genome shotgun sequence DNA encodes these proteins:
- the LOC134385828 gene encoding putative tripartite motif-containing protein 61: protein MAFATSLAELQAEASCPICLDYLRDPVTTDCGHNFCRSCIHQCWEDLQHIFPCPFCLHYCPDNSLKRNTQLCHMTDIVKQLPTMRRKRRRQEEKALCEQHSQVLDLFCETDLELLCPQCRVSSDHQDHLLMPFEQAAASHRRTLKSYIEPLREQVEDAEMRYEVQESKSFENEFVSRFRHKL from the coding sequence ATGGCCTTTGCAACCTCTCTGGCCGAGCTCCAAGCAGAGGCCAGCTGCCCCATCTGCCTGGACTACCTGAGAGACCCAGTGACCACTGACTGTGGGCACAACTTCTGTCGCTCCTGCATCCACCAGTGCTGGGAAGACCTGCAGCACATCTTCCCTTGTCCTTTCTGCCTCCACTATTGCCCTGACAACAGCCTCAAGAGGAACACTCAGTTGTGCCACATGACTGACATTGTTAAGCAGCTTCCCAccatgaggaggaagaggaggcggCAGGAAGAGAAAGCCCTGTGTGAGCAGCACAGTCAGGTGCTGGACCTGTTCTGTGAGACGGACCTGGAGCTCTTGTGTCCCCAGTGCAGGGTCTCCTCCGACCACCAGGATCACCTCCTGATGCCCTTTGAGCAAGCTGCAGCGAGTCACAGGAGGACGCTCAAGAGCTACATTGAACCCCTGAGGGAGCAAGTGGAAGATGCAGAAATGAGATATGAAGTGCAAGAGTCAAAATCTTTTGAA